The following proteins come from a genomic window of Salvia hispanica cultivar TCC Black 2014 chromosome 4, UniMelb_Shisp_WGS_1.0, whole genome shotgun sequence:
- the LOC125185433 gene encoding probable membrane-associated kinase regulator 6 — translation MENSKPLATESFSYSWLVDKKQHSLDVLAEITTPQKPCEKDQNFNFDVSFTAFQASLVHADEIFADGQLMPGYALEKTPDHVPASPLSSCKFDHGVKKQSCLVAKWRRSSKRILHKCFGFIRPLYKSSRNNSRVDDLERKVCEVERWTNSLQASPRPSYAPALMKARSWAASPQASPNLIPSRASSAWCGDESSIHEAILYCKRSIEK, via the exons ATGGAAAACTCCAAGCCATTAGCCACAGAGAGTTTTTCATACAGTTGGTTAGTAGACAAAAAACAACACTCTCTTGATGTCCTAGCTGAGATCACCACACCCCAAAAACCATGTGAAAAAGATCAAAACTTCAACTTTGATGTTTCTTTCACAGCTTTCCAAGCTTCCCTTGTTCATGCTGATGAAATATTTGCAGATGGGCAGCTCATGCCGGGCTACGCCTTGGAAAAAACTCCGGATCATGTCCCTGCGTCGCCTCTCTCCTCGTGTAAGTTTGATCATGGAGTCAAGAAGCAGTCTTGCTTGGTTGCGAAATGGAGGAGATCATCAAAGAGGATCTTGCACAAGTGTTTTGGATTCATTAGGCCATTGTACAAAAGCTCGAGGAACAACAGTAGAGTCGATGATCTCGAGAGAAAGGTTTGTGAGGTTGAGAGGTGGACTAACTCTCTGCAGGCATCACCAAGGCCTAGCTATGCCCCTGCTCTCATGAAGGCAAGGAGTTGGGCCGCTTCCCCACAAGCCTCGCCTAATTTGATCCCATCTCGTGCTAGTAGTGCTTGGTGCGGCGATGAAAGCTCCATCCACGAAGCAATTCTCTACTGTAAAAGATCAATAG aaAAGTAG